DNA from Parageobacillus thermoglucosidasius:
CGGTAATATTCAACCATCACGTTGCGTATCACTTTTTTCACCGCTTGTTGCCATGTCAAACCTCCTTCATGGCTCGCTATTGCTTTCATCATTATGTACCCCCGTCATTTTCTTTTTTCAATTTTTTCAATAACAGAATGAATAGAACTCCAGGAACGTTTGACAAAATAAATTGGCTTATCTTTGCTTTTCGCTTTTTGTTTGATTGCTTTTGCCAAATTATGATTCACATAATCCGTCATGACAATAACAATATCCACATGTTCTGGAATATCGCGTTTTACCATATTGACTTTGCGGCCATCAAGATGGATGATTTCTTGAAAGCCTGAATCGATTAGCTTATCCGTAATATTTCCTAAATGATCTGCACCCACGACCAATAAGGATGTCATCGTCTCCCTCCTTCACAGCCTTTTCTTATTTTTATTCTAATTGAGAATGATTTTCTATGTCAATTATAATCATCAATATTTTAAAATTGCTTATAGTTTCCTTCATAACTTTTTGTCAAACAACCAAACTAAACGTGTAAGTCATTTTCATAGGATGGGGTGATGCATATGGCAAAAGATGTGCTTTGTGAAGTGAAAAACTGCCATTATTGGGCAGAAGGAAACCGCTGCAATGCAGCATCGATTTATGTTGTGAGCCATAATGGGAACATGGCATCAGATTCCACGGAAACGGATTGTAAAACGTTTATG
Protein-coding regions in this window:
- a CDS encoding DUF2325 domain-containing protein, whose product is MTSLLVVGADHLGNITDKLIDSGFQEIIHLDGRKVNMVKRDIPEHVDIVIVMTDYVNHNLAKAIKQKAKSKDKPIYFVKRSWSSIHSVIEKIEKRK
- a CDS encoding DUF1540 domain-containing protein; protein product: MAKDVLCEVKNCHYWAEGNRCNAASIYVVSHNGNMASDSTETDCKTFMPSDEAL